The following proteins are encoded in a genomic region of Pyxicephalus adspersus chromosome 9, UCB_Pads_2.0, whole genome shotgun sequence:
- the FLRT1 gene encoding leucine-rich repeat transmembrane protein FLRT1 yields MVVTTTTTTTAATASAVATTTATATTVAMTTATLDLRDWLFLCYGLIAFLTEVIDSTNCPYVCRCDNGFIYCNDRGLTSIPAEIPDDATTLYLQNNQINNAGVPPELKTKTNVRVIYLYENDLDEFPLNLPRSLRELHLQDNNIRSVTRDALSRIPLIEKLHLDDNSVSTVSIEDDAFLDTRQLRLLFLSRNHLSSIPNGLPHTLEELRLDDNRISTIPLHAFKGLANLRRLVLDGNLLANQRIADDTFSRLQNLTELSLVRNSLAAPPLNLPSAHLQKLYLQDNAITHIPYNTLSKMKQLQRLDLSNNNLTALPRGLFDDLENLSQLLLRNNPWFCGCSLMWLRDWVKARATVVNVRGLMCQGPEKVRGMAIKDITHEMDECFEGGPQSNVASARATPAIPSVTTPPQGSLFTLKSKRPGIRLPDSNLDYPMETGAATKALVISVKPLTADSIRITWKSSIPASSFRLSWLRLGHSPAVGSITETLVQGDKTEYLLTALEPRSTYIICMVTMETGNTYFADESPVCAKAETGDVYGPTTTLNREQNADPLAGLPLAGIIGGAVTLVFLFLILASICWYVHRAGQLLTRERACSRGSRKKDDYIESGTKKDNSILEIRGPGLQMLPINPHRAKEEYVIHTIFPSNGTSLYKSTHTIGYGTHRGYRDAGIPDTDYSYT; encoded by the coding sequence ATGGTGGTCACCACAACTACTACAACCACAGCAGCAACTGCCTCTGCTGTGGCCACCACAACAGCAACTGCTACCACAGTTGCCATGACCACTGCTACTTTGGACTTGCGTGACTGGCTGTTTCTGTGTTATGGACTTATTGCATTTTTGACAGAGGTGATAGATAGCACTAACTGCCCCTATGTATGTCGTTGTGACAATGGCTTCATTTACTGTAATGACAGAGGTCTGACCTCCATCCCAGCAGAAATTCCAGATGATGCAACCACTCTCTACCTCCAGAACAACCAGATAAACAATGCTGGGGTACCACCAGAACTGAAAACAAAGACAAATGTTCGAGTAATCTACTTGTATGAGAATGACTTGGACGAATTCCCACTAAACCTTCCTCGATCACTGAGAGAGCTCCACCTTCAAGACAACAATATTCGTAGTGTTACAAGGGATGCCCTTTCTCGGATACCGCTCATTGAGAAACTTCACCTAGATGATAACTCTGTGTCAACTGTTAGCATCGAAGACGATGCCTTTTTAGATACCCGTCAACTTAGACTGCTTTTTCTTTCAAGAAACCATCTTAGCAGCATTCCTAACGGCTTACCACACACATTGGAAGAGCTGAGATTGGATGATAACCGCATTTCAACTATCCCACTTCATGCCTTTAAGGGACTTGCTAATCTCAGGAGGTTAGTACTTGATGGAAACCTACTGGCTAATCAACGCATTGCAGATGACACGTTCAGTCGCCTTCAAAATTTGACTGAGCTTTCGCTGGTCAGAAATTCACTAGCAGCTCCACCTCTAAATTTACCAAGTGCACACCTTCAGAAGCTTTACTTGCAAGACAATGCTATCACCCATATTCCCTACAACACACTGTCTAAAATGAAACAACTACAAAGATTGGACCTCTCTAATAATAACCTTACTGCACTCCCCCGTGGCCTTTTTGATGACTTGGAGAATCTGAGCCAGCTGCTCCTCAGGAATAATCCCTGGTTTTGTGGTTGCAGTCTTATGTGGTTGCGGGACTGGGTAAAAGCTAGGGCTACTGTGGTTAATGTACGTGGCCTGATGTGTCAGGGTCCTGAAAAAGTTAGGGGAATGGCCATCAAAGACATCACACATGAGATGGATGAGTGCTTTGAAGGAGGTCCCCAGAGCAATGTAGCCTCTGCACGTGCAACTCCTGCGATTCCTTCAGTCACTACCCCACCCCAAGGTTCCCTCTTTACACTTAAATCCAAAAGACCAGGTATTCGTCTCCCAGATTCAAACTTGGATTACCCAATGGAGACTGGGGCAGCCACTAAAGCTTTGGTGATCAGCGTTAAGCCACTGACTGCTGACAGCATTCGCATCACCTGGAAGTCATCTATCCCAGCCAGTTCTTTCCGACTGAGTTGGCTTAGACTTGGTCACAGCCCAGCTGTTGGTTCCATCACCGAAACTTTAGTTCAGGGAGACAAGACTGAGTATTTGCTAACTGCTCTGGAACCTAGATCCACCTACATAATTTGCATGGTAACCATGGAAACTGGCAACACCTACTTTGCAGATGAATCCCCTGTATGTGCTAAAGCAGAGACCGGGGATGTTTATGGCCCCACCACAACACTTAATCGAGAGCAAAATGCTGATCCTCTAGCTGGATTACCCTTGGCTGGCATTATTGGTGGTGCCGTCACACTTGTCTTCCTTTTTCTCATCTTGGCATCTATTTGCTGGTATGTTCATCGAGCCGGGCAACTATTAACTAGAGAAAGAGCCTGCAGTCGTGGCAGCCGAAAGAAGGATGATTACATTGAGTCTGGCACCAAGAAAGATAATTCTATTTTGGAGATTAGAGGACCAGGGCTTCAAATGTTACCAATAAATCCTCACAGAGCAAAGGAGGAGTATGTGATCCATACCATATTTCCATCTAATGGCACCAGTCTGTACAAAAGTACCCACACAATAGGATATGGTACCCACAGGGGATATAGAGATGCTGGTATCCCTGACACAGACTATTCATACACatga